CAGCAGCACGCGGGGGGCCACCGAGGCCGCCGAGCAGGCCGCATCGAAGGTGCGGCGGGTGATGGAATCGGGTTCGCGCAGCACCATGATCTGCTGGTGCAGCTCATTCAGTGGCAACTTGCCGATGTAGTCGTGCCAGGGATGGCTGGCCGGCACCAGCGCGCAGATGTGCGACTCCACCAGCTCGCGCAGGAACAGCCCGGCGCGCGGTTCCACTTCCGTCAGCACGGCGATGTCGACGTGCTCGTCGAGCAGCGCGGCGAGGGTTTCCTGGGCATTGCCCAGGCGCAGGTTGACGGTGATGCCGGGGTAGCGCGCGCGCAGCCGGGCGAGCATCGGCATCACCAGGTGCGGGCCGTCGGCGGCCACTTCGATGCGCCCGGTCACCAGCTCGCGGCTGGCGTCGAGCATGGCCTCGGCTTCTTCCTCCAGGGCGAACAGGGTGCGGCTGATGGCCGACAGGCGCACGCCGTCCTCGGTGAGCTCCAC
This Pseudomonas sp. ATCC 13867 DNA region includes the following protein-coding sequences:
- a CDS encoding LysR substrate-binding domain-containing protein, whose translation is MNLFQLRAFDAVARERSFTRAAERLFISQPAVTGHVKALEEHYQVNLFRRTARGVELTEDGVRLSAISRTLFALEEEAEAMLDASRELVTGRIEVAADGPHLVMPMLARLRARYPGITVNLRLGNAQETLAALLDEHVDIAVLTEVEPRAGLFLRELVESHICALVPASHPWHDYIGKLPLNELHQQIMVLREPDSITRRTFDAACSAASVAPRVLLELDSREAVTEAVAAELGIGIVSSMEVSPDPRVKAIPLSGDGLLNRHAIGCLERRRGLRVVSAFLELAED